A part of Fundulus heteroclitus isolate FHET01 chromosome 23, MU-UCD_Fhet_4.1, whole genome shotgun sequence genomic DNA contains:
- the spry1 gene encoding protein sprouty homolog 1, whose protein sequence is MELQSQHGPAGSLVVIQQPSLDTRQRSDYERELQHAAILSLEQIKAIRSSNEYTEGPSVARRPPAPRVAPRPQDKQERTHEVILVNVNNNYERQPSSHHHHSGGGMVVVAAGQHYSGPRAPGLSRSTSTGSAASSGSNSSASSEQGLLARSPPTRPGASLQHHHRAERPVRTQPKPKPLLQPQQGPHLHQPPLEAPLKPPTKGKSDFEVVAAAGHQFICERCGKCKCSDCTAPRSLPSCLACNGQCLCSAESALEHGTCMCLAKGIFYHCSNDDEGDSCADHPCSLSRSHCCSRFLCMGLMSVLFPCLLCYPPVKGCLKACQACYDRVNRPGCRCKNSNTVYCKLESWAPQSQEKPS, encoded by the coding sequence ATGGAGCTCCAAAGTCAACATGGCCCCGCCGGATCATTAGTGGTGATCCAGCAGCCTTCCCTCGACACCCGGCAGAGGTCGGATTATGAGCGGGAGCTCCAGCATGCCGCCATACTCTCCCTGGAACAAATCAAGGCCATCCGCTCCAGCAATGAGTACACAGAGGGGCCCTCGGTGGCACGGAGGCCCCCAGCGCCCCGTGTGGCCCCCAGGCCCCAGGACAAGCAAGAACGGACTCATGAGGTCATCCTCGTCAATGTGAACAACAACTATGAGCGCCAGCCATCGAGCCATCACCACCACAGCGGGGGTGGCATGGTGGTCGTGGCTGCAGGGCAGCACTACAGTGGCCCTCGGGCCCCGGGACTCAGCCGCTCCACCAGCACAGGAAGTGCTGCCAGTTCGGGGAGCAACAGCAGCGCCTCTTCGGAGCAGGGACTCCTGGCACGTTCGCCGCCGACAAGGCCCGGGGCGAGCTTGCAGCACCACCACCGAGCAGAGCGGCCCGTCCGGACTCAGCCCAAACCCAAGCCCCTTTTGCAGCCCCAGCAGGGACCTCACCTCCACCAGCCTCCCCTGGAGGCGCCGCTCAAGCCCCCCACCAAAGGGAAATCAGACTTTGAGGTAGTGGCCGCTGCCGGGCACCAATTCATCTGCGAGCGCTGTGGGAAGTGCAAGTGCAGCGACTGCACGGCTCCCAGGAGCCTGCCCTCGTGCCTGGCATGTAACGGCCAGTGCCTGTGCTCTGCGGAGAGCGCCCTGGAGCACGGCACGTGCATGTGCCTGGCCAAAGGCATCTTCTACCACTGCTCCAACGACGACGAAGGGGATTCGTGCGCTGACCACCCCTGCTCGCTGTCACGCTCCCACTGCTGCTCCCGCTTCCTGTGCATGGGATTAATGTCGGTACTCTTCCCCTGTCTGCTATGCTACCCACCTGTCAAGGGCTGTCTGAAGGCATGCCAGGCCTGTTATGACCGGGTCAACAGGCCCGGCTGTCGCTGCAAGAACTCCAACACTGTGTATTGTAAACTGGAGAGCTGGGCCCCACAGAGCCAGGAAAAGCCTTCCTGA